ACCCGCATGAGCTCCCGGTCCAGGCCCCGCCGCTCCACGAGCGTGCGCGAGGTCAGCCGCGGCATCCCGTACGGCGTGAGCAGCTCGCTGACCCGGGCCGGGCGCAGCGGCGCGAGCAGGACCTTGCCGCCCGCGGTGGCGTGCGCCGGCGTCGGCTCGCCGACGTCGAAGCCGTCGGGCCGGGCGTGGTGGGCGCAGTCGTCGACGGCCGCGACGACGATGTCGGTGTCGCGGAAGACGACCAGGTGGCACGCCGCCCCGACGGACTCGTGCACCTCGTGCAGGATCGTCCGCACCGGCGACGCGGGCCGGACCTGGTCGACCAGGCTGCGCTGCAGCTCCCCGATCCGGTACCCCAGCCCGTAGCCGCGGACCTCCTGCAGGCGCACCAGGTAGCCCTCCTGCACCAGCGTGCCCAGCGCCCGGTAGACGGTGGGCAGCGGGCTGCCCAGCCGCCGG
This sequence is a window from Pseudonocardia petroleophila. Protein-coding genes within it:
- a CDS encoding IclR family transcriptional regulator; this encodes MEPDRGTGTSITRALRVVEAVAAAGDGVTAKAIARRLGSPLPTVYRALGTLVQEGYLVRLQEVRGYGLGYRIGELQRSLVDQVRPASPVRTILHEVHESVGAACHLVVFRDTDIVVAAVDDCAHHARPDGFDVGEPTPAHATAGGKVLLAPLRPARVSELLTPYGMPRLTSRTLVERRGLDRELMRVRSAGVGVEVEEYRPGIAGVAAPVPGPGGAVRSAVGVTVTRAEFAARRWELEVAVREAAARVARAETDDARATGGH